One genomic region from Trueperaceae bacterium encodes:
- the hslV gene encoding ATP-dependent protease subunit HslV gives MHGTTIVAVHKDGVTAIAGDGQVTMGETIVKRGAVKVRPLADGAVLAGFAGTVSDAFTLLEKFEGYLETVKGNLVRAAVETVKEWRTDRALRNLEALLIVADSEQILTLSGVGDVIAPDEPVAAVGSGGPYAQAAATALLRHSDMSAAEIARTALLIAAEIDIYTSGNATVLTVGGEEPRADDAADGPDDPVAPELGTA, from the coding sequence ATGCACGGCACTACCATCGTCGCCGTCCACAAGGACGGCGTGACCGCGATAGCCGGCGACGGCCAGGTGACCATGGGCGAGACCATCGTCAAGCGAGGCGCCGTCAAGGTCAGACCGCTGGCGGACGGGGCCGTGTTGGCCGGCTTCGCCGGGACGGTGAGCGACGCCTTCACCCTGTTGGAGAAGTTCGAGGGCTACCTGGAGACCGTCAAGGGGAACCTCGTCAGGGCGGCCGTAGAGACCGTGAAGGAGTGGCGCACGGACCGCGCCCTGCGCAACCTCGAGGCGCTCCTCATCGTGGCCGACTCGGAGCAGATCCTGACGCTCTCCGGCGTCGGCGACGTGATCGCACCCGACGAGCCCGTGGCGGCCGTCGGCTCGGGTGGTCCGTACGCCCAGGCGGCGGCGACCGCCCTCCTCCGCCACAGCGACATGAGCGCCGCCGAGATCGCGAGGACGGCCCTGCTGATCGCGGCCGAGATCGACATCTACACGAGCGGCAACGCGACCGTCCTCACGGTCGGGGGCGAGGAGCCGCGGGCCGACGACGCAGCCGACGGCCCCGACGACCCTGTGGCGCCCGAACTCGGCACGGCATGA
- a CDS encoding thymidine kinase, translated as MQLGHAFSSGWVEVIAGPMFSGKSEELIRRVTRAVIARQRVQVFKHAIDDRYAKLAVASHAGRTLEAELVAGSAELLARLEPDTQVVAIDEAQFLDTGVVNAVQRLADGGTRVIVAGLDLDFRGEPFGPMPELIARAEVVEKLTAICRCGLAATRTQRLIRGKPAHYDDPTVLVGAAESYEPRCRACHVILRGVREAPLFELAADEVAADEVVG; from the coding sequence ATGCAGTTGGGACACGCCTTCTCGAGCGGCTGGGTGGAAGTGATCGCCGGCCCCATGTTCTCAGGCAAGAGCGAAGAGCTCATCCGCCGTGTCACGCGCGCCGTCATCGCCAGACAGCGCGTCCAGGTCTTCAAGCACGCCATCGACGACCGGTACGCCAAGCTGGCCGTCGCCTCCCACGCGGGTCGCACGCTGGAGGCCGAACTAGTCGCCGGCTCCGCGGAGCTGCTCGCCCGCCTCGAGCCCGACACGCAGGTGGTCGCGATCGACGAGGCGCAGTTCCTCGACACCGGCGTGGTGAACGCCGTCCAGCGCCTGGCGGACGGCGGCACGCGCGTCATCGTGGCTGGGCTGGACCTCGACTTCCGCGGCGAGCCGTTCGGTCCCATGCCGGAGCTCATCGCGCGCGCCGAGGTCGTCGAGAAGCTCACGGCCATCTGCCGGTGCGGCCTTGCCGCCACCAGGACGCAACGTCTCATCCGTGGCAAGCCGGCCCACTACGACGACCCGACCGTGCTCGTCGGCGCGGCCGAGAGCTACGAGCCCCGCTGCCGCGCCTGCCACGTCATCCTCAGGGGCGTGCGGGAGGCGCCGCTCTTCGAGCTCGCCGCCGACGAGGTCGCCGCCGACGAGGTCGTCGGTTGA
- a CDS encoding tetratricopeptide repeat protein, with amino-acid sequence MPTSRKAVALLAYLAVTGTPAGREELATLLWGPGRLANVRQALYTLRKLPRSREWLSDGVEAVSLNAVTDLGALARDVAAVEGLVGQQLLAGLDDRFPTPFEEWLAGERVRAAVTVGLALVVRAEQLEASGSPAAALGLAKRALALDPYSGERQRLAMRVAYLAGAREEALAGYEVFAARLRREFGTDPDAATADLAARIERGETVAPRVTVSTLAESDRRTLQALAVARGGLRLDGLARVLGRSAFELTEDLARMQARGLLSEHQALGDELRRSLLDAVSAPLRRLLHERIAGVMRNDPSTDQGVLAQHLLAAGETREAALRALAAADAALGRGQNEAAERLLYLTMWAAQDESRTRLQACLALENLAAKRADIAAQEVYLAEARRLAWELQDDLALAEGEVRLARLELSKGRVGEALEAALEALQIALRLGDASLSARARNAVGAAHFYAGDIAGAEAAFADNLDGSDEVESFRAHNNLGSISAMLGRLEDSYRHFDAALTIGRRQGSLQDIAATLNNLGATAERLGDYQRAERHFREGSSLARKDENPQREAEVLLNLAVVYLRQGQLGPAWNTVDEVELLIGELSDRRLMLRVSEVRGEVLRVCGLLEDALAKMIAAQEIAKRIGDERKQRSLWAQRLAVEARSSAAATAAATAAVASLEASGLKDVAPWLRLELAAWATDVAAARVQLGALSPEELKSAHQRHLRDLVIMRMSFLAGADDAAMSEAAEAMKRLRVAGVLDEAGATAGRGTSTTVGGRVVERPKALYLARLIAAVDDRAGARAVAEGELVEQAAGLPVHLRAALLLTPATWLPDL; translated from the coding sequence GTGCCTACCTCGCGCAAGGCTGTGGCCCTGCTCGCTTACCTGGCCGTCACGGGGACGCCCGCCGGGCGCGAGGAACTGGCCACGCTCCTGTGGGGTCCCGGGAGGCTGGCCAACGTGAGGCAGGCCCTCTATACGTTGCGTAAGCTGCCTCGTTCTCGCGAATGGCTCTCGGATGGCGTGGAGGCAGTTAGTCTCAACGCCGTGACGGACCTCGGCGCCCTGGCCCGGGACGTGGCCGCCGTAGAGGGTCTAGTCGGGCAGCAGCTGTTGGCCGGCTTGGACGACCGATTCCCCACCCCGTTCGAGGAATGGCTGGCTGGCGAGCGGGTCAGGGCTGCTGTGACTGTGGGGCTGGCCCTCGTGGTGAGGGCAGAGCAGCTCGAGGCGAGCGGTTCGCCGGCCGCCGCGCTCGGTCTCGCCAAGCGCGCCCTCGCTCTCGATCCTTACAGTGGCGAGCGCCAGCGCCTGGCCATGCGTGTCGCCTACCTGGCCGGCGCAAGGGAGGAGGCGCTGGCCGGCTACGAAGTCTTCGCCGCACGCCTGAGGCGCGAGTTCGGGACCGATCCGGATGCGGCGACCGCCGACTTGGCTGCGCGTATCGAACGCGGCGAGACGGTGGCACCGCGCGTGACCGTCTCCACGCTAGCCGAGAGCGACCGGCGCACGCTCCAGGCGTTGGCCGTGGCGCGCGGCGGCCTCCGCCTCGACGGGCTCGCGCGCGTCTTGGGCCGCTCGGCGTTCGAGCTGACCGAAGACCTGGCTCGCATGCAGGCCAGGGGCCTGTTGAGCGAGCATCAGGCGCTCGGGGACGAGCTACGGCGCTCCCTGCTCGATGCGGTCTCCGCGCCGCTGCGCCGTCTCCTCCACGAGCGCATCGCGGGTGTCATGCGCAACGACCCGAGTACCGATCAGGGGGTGCTGGCGCAACACCTCCTGGCTGCCGGAGAGACCAGGGAGGCCGCGTTGCGCGCGTTGGCGGCCGCGGATGCGGCGCTCGGGCGCGGGCAGAACGAGGCGGCCGAGCGGCTCCTGTACCTCACGATGTGGGCCGCGCAGGACGAGTCGCGCACGCGTCTCCAGGCCTGCCTGGCACTCGAGAACTTGGCGGCCAAGCGTGCCGACATTGCTGCGCAGGAGGTTTACCTGGCCGAGGCCCGTCGACTTGCGTGGGAGCTTCAGGACGATCTGGCGCTGGCGGAAGGTGAAGTGCGCCTGGCTCGCTTGGAGCTCTCCAAGGGACGGGTGGGGGAGGCCCTCGAGGCCGCCCTCGAGGCTTTGCAGATCGCGCTGCGCCTCGGCGACGCCAGCCTGAGCGCCAGGGCGCGCAACGCGGTCGGGGCGGCGCACTTCTATGCCGGCGACATCGCGGGCGCCGAGGCGGCCTTCGCAGACAACTTGGATGGTTCCGACGAGGTCGAGAGTTTCAGGGCACATAACAACCTAGGCAGCATCAGCGCGATGCTCGGACGCCTCGAGGACTCGTATCGCCACTTCGACGCGGCCCTTACGATCGGGCGGCGGCAGGGTAGTCTCCAGGACATCGCCGCCACCCTCAACAACCTGGGCGCCACGGCGGAGCGGCTCGGCGACTACCAGCGCGCCGAGCGCCATTTCCGTGAGGGTAGTAGCCTCGCCCGCAAGGACGAGAACCCGCAGCGCGAGGCGGAAGTGCTCCTGAACCTGGCTGTTGTGTACCTGCGCCAGGGGCAGCTCGGGCCTGCGTGGAACACCGTCGACGAGGTCGAACTGCTGATTGGTGAATTGTCCGATCGTCGCCTGATGTTGCGCGTCTCCGAGGTTCGCGGCGAGGTCCTGCGCGTATGCGGTCTACTCGAGGACGCGCTCGCGAAGATGATTGCCGCTCAGGAGATAGCGAAACGCATCGGTGACGAGAGGAAGCAGCGCTCGTTGTGGGCCCAGCGCCTGGCTGTCGAGGCGCGCAGTTCGGCCGCTGCGACGGCGGCGGCTACCGCAGCCGTCGCGAGCCTGGAGGCGAGTGGCCTCAAGGATGTCGCGCCGTGGCTGCGCCTGGAGCTTGCCGCCTGGGCCACAGACGTTGCCGCGGCGCGTGTGCAGCTTGGGGCGTTGTCTCCCGAAGAACTGAAGAGTGCGCACCAGCGGCACCTGCGCGACCTGGTCATCATGCGCATGAGCTTCTTGGCGGGCGCCGACGATGCCGCGATGTCCGAGGCGGCGGAGGCCATGAAACGCTTGAGGGTCGCTGGAGTCTTGGATGAGGCGGGGGCTACGGCGGGCCGTGGTACATCCACCACCGTCGGTGGCCGTGTGGTAGAGCGCCCGAAGGCGCTCTACCTGGCGCGTCTCATTGCCGCCGTGGACGACCGGGCAGGCGCCCGGGCCGTGGCCGAGGGCGAACTGGTCGAGCAGGCAGCAGGGCTGCCCGTCCACCTTCGGGCAGCCCTGCTGCTGACCCCGGCCACGTGGCTGCCTGACCTGTAG